One Candidatus Eisenbacteria bacterium genomic window, GCCCGTCCGCGCGGAGGTTTCGCTTCGCGTATACGACGTGAGCGGCCGGAGTGTCCGCACCCTGCGGGACGGGACGATGAACGCGGGGCGGCACGAGGTGGTGTGGGACGGCACCAACAACGCGGGCCGTTCCGTCGCCTCGGGAATCTACTTCTACCGCATCGATGCGGGCGACGAGAAGGCCGTCCGCAAGATGACGTTGATCCGCTAGCGGAGAGGAAGAGTTCGATGAGAAAGATGACGCGCATGAGAAGGTGCCTGCCGGTCTTGATGGTCTTCTCCGTGATCCTCTTCGCGGCCTGCGGCGACGAGGACGGTCCGACCGAGCCTCAGGTGACGACCTATCTGAGCGAGGGGTGGGACAAGTTCGCGGAGGAGAGCTACACGGAGGCGCTCGGCAAATTCCAGGCGGCGGTGAATGAGGACGGCGGGCTGGGGGACGGCTGGAACGGAATCGGCTGGACCTGTCTGCGGCTGGATTCGCTCGACGCCGCCATGGAGGCTTTCGATCGGGCCGTGGCGAAGGGATACATCGGCGCCGGCGCCCAAGCGGGGCGGTGTCTGATCTTCAACCTTCGGGACGAGTTCCGGCAGAGCGTATTCGCCGGGATGCGCGCGATCGAGATCGATCCCGCCTTCGAGCTGGAGGGGGATCGTACGATCGACATCCGGGACGTCCGTCTCGCCATGGCGCAATCCTATTTCGCCTTGAGCGAGTACGAGGAAGCCCGGAGCCAGATGGTGATCATCGACCCGAAATACGAGGCTCTGAATCCCAACTCGGCCACCTTCCTCCAGGACCTGATCGGGTCTTTGGAAGAACTTACGGAAACCCTCTCTCTGTTCTGAGAGAGGGAGCGTCCGAACGGAACGGGTCGCGGAAAAGCCCTCGAGGGCTCTTTCGCGGCCCTTTTCTGCTTTTTACCGTTCTTGTTCCCCGTCCCGCGCTGTGCTAAAATGCACGGTTCGATCGATGTCCCCGGCGTTCGCCGCGGACCGATCCGCGCGCGGACCGGTCCGTTCGTGTGACGGTCCACCGACCGTTCCGCGGCGAACCGAACCGCATGTTCCGGCGTCCCTTACGGGGATCGGACCGGAGGAGGAGTGGAGGATCGATGAGCACGAAGAAGAGGAAGATGGTCTATTTCTTCGGCGACGGCAAAGCGGAGGGCCGGGCCGACATGCGGAACCTGCTGGGCGGCAAGGGCGCCAACCTCGCGGAGATGAATCGCATCGGGATCCGCGTCCCCGCCGGATTCACGATCACGACGGAGGTATGCATCGAGTATCAGGCGAGCCGCCGCTTCCCCGCCGGCCTCGATCGCGAAGTCAAGGAACACGTGGGTCGGGTGGAAAAAGTGATGGGAGCCCGGTTCGGCGATCAGCGGAATCCTCTGCTCCTCTCCGTGCGTTCCGGCGCGCGGGTTTCGATGCCGGGCATGATGGACACGGTGCTGAACATCGGCCTCAACGACCGGACCGTATCGGGAATGGCCGCGGCGATGGGGGACGAGCGGACCGCCTGGGACAGCTACCGGCGTTTCGTGCAGATGTACGGCAACGTGGTTCTCGGCATCGATTCGGATCAGTTCGAGCACGCCTTGGAAGCGAGGAAAGAGGCTTCCGGCGTCCGACTCGACAAGGACCTCCCCGTGCCCGCGCTCCGGGAGTTGGTCGGGGAATTCAAGGGGATCGTGCGGCGTGAAACCGGCCGTGATTTCCCGGAGAAGCCCTGGGATCAGCTCTGGGGAGCCATCGGCGCAGTCTTCGGCTCCTGGAACGTGAAGCGGGCTATCGAGTATCGGCGGCTTCACAAGATCCCCAACGACTGGGGAACCGCGGCGAACGTGCAGTCGATGGTCTTCGGCAACCTGGGAGAGACGAGCGCCACTGGCGTCGCCTTCACGCGCGACCCGGCGACCGGCGAAAACCTGTTCTACGGCGAATATCTCACGAACGCCCAGGGCGAGGACGTGGTGGCCGGTATCCGGACTCCCCACCCGATCAACCGTGCCGGCGCCGGCGACGGCGGACTCACCCCCCTCGAAGACGAGATGCCCGAGGCTTACAAGGAACTGGAAGGTGTTTACCGAAAGATCGAGCGGCACTACCGGGACATGCAGGATGTGGAATTCACCATTCAGCAGGGGCGGCTCTGGATGCTCCAGACCCGCGCCGGCAAGAGGACGGCGGTGGCGGCGATCCGCATCGCCGTGGAGATGGTGGACGAGGGCCTGATCAGCCGCGAGGAGGCGGTCTCCCGGGTAGACCCGAACCAGCTCGACCAGCTCCTTCATCCCATGTTCGACCCGAAGGCGCCGCGCCGGGTGATCGCCAAGGGGCTGAACGCTTCGCCCGGCGCCGCCACCGGCAGGGTCGTGTTCAGCGCCGACGAGGCGGTCGCCGCCGTGGAGCGCGAACCGGGCGCGCGCGTGATTTTGGTGCGAACCGAGACGAGCCCCGAGGATATCCACGGGATGGCGGTCGCCCAGGGGATTCTCACCTCCCGTGGGGGGATGACATCCCACGCCGCCGTGGTCGCCCGCGGTATCGGCAAGTGCTGCGTCGCCGGATGCGGCGACGTGCACGTGCAACGCGCCGAGAATTGCTTCGTGGTGGGCGATGTGACCGTGAAGGCGGGCGATTCGATCTCTCTGGACGGGTCGACCGGCGAGGTGATGCTCGGCGAAGTCCCGACCATGGATTCGGAGATCAACCAGGTCCTCCTGGGCGCCAAGAAACAAGAGGATTCGGAGCTTTATCGATATTTCGAAAAGCTGATGTCCTGGGCGGACACGATTCGGAAACTGAAGGTCCGAACCAACGCGGAAACGCCCCTCGACGCGGACCGCGCGGTCCGTTTCGGGGCCCAAGGGATCGGGCTCGCCCGGACGGAGCACATGTTCTTCGAGGGGAACCGGATCGACGCGATGCGGGAGATGATCGTCGCCTCCGACTCGGAGGGCCGCCGCCGGGCGCTCGCCAAGCTGCTCCCGCTGCAGCGGCGGGACTTCATCGAGATCTTCCGGGTCATGAACGGCCGGCCGGTGACGGTGCGGACCCTCGATCCGCCACTGCACGAGTTCCTCCCTCACAAGGAGGAGGAGATCGTCGAACTGGCCGCGCAGGTGGGCGTCTCGACGGACGATCTGAAAAAGACGGTCGAATCGCTCCATGAGATGAACCCCATGCTCGGGCACCGGGGCTGCCGGCTCGGGATCGTTTACGAAGAAATCACCGAGATGCAGGCCCGGGCGATCATCGAGGCGGCCTGTCAGGTGAAGAGCGAGGGGATCCCGGTGATGCCGGAGATCATGATTCCGTTGGTGGCTACCCGCAAGGAACTGCAGCTGCAGCGCGTCATCGTGGACCGGGTCGCCGGCGAGGTGATGGCCGAGCGGGGCGTGAAGGTTCCCTACCTTGTCGGAACGATGATCGAACTCCCTCGGGCCGCGCTGACGGCGGACGAGATCGCCGAAGAGGCGGAGTTCTTCTCCTTCGGCACCAACGACCTGACGCAAACCACCTACGGTCTCTCCCGGGACGACGCGGGTAAGTTCCTTCCATATTACGTGGAGCACGGCATCCTCCCCGCCGATCCCTTCCAGGTGCTGGACCAGACCGGCGTCGGGCCGCTGATGCGAATCGCCGTGGAGAAGGGACGCTCCATCCGCCCGAAACTGAAAGTGGGCATCTGCGGCGAGCACGGAGGGGAACCTTCGTCGGTTATCTTCTGCCACCGGATCGGGCTCGACTATGTGAGCTGCTCCCCCTTCCGGGTGCCCATCGCCCGCCTCGCGCTGGCGCACGCGGCGCTCGAGGATAAGGGGGGCGCCGAGCCTCCGGCCCGCTATCGTAAGGAAGCGGGGAAGAAGAAGGTCGTGAAGAAGGCGGGCGCCAAGAAAACGGCCAAGAAGAAGACGAAGAAGAAAGTCGCGAAGAAGACCGTGAAGAAGGCGGGCGCCAAGAAAACGGCCAAGAAGAAGGTCGTGAAGAAGACCGTCAAAAAGAAAGTCGTCGGGAAGAAGACGAAGAAGAAGGCTCCGGCGAAGAAGAAGACGGCGAAGAAGGCTCCCCGCCGGAAGGTTTCCAAGAAGCGCTGATCGCGGCGCGCCTCGGGTGAAAAGAGAAAGAGACCGGCGGGGGCTTCCCCGCCGGTCCCGTTTTTTCCCGTCCGCCGTCCGGTCCGCTTCAGCGGAGACCGTGCTTCCTCAGTTTCCGATAAAGGGTTCTCTCTCCGATCTGGAGGATCTCCGCCGCGCGCCGTCTGTTCCCCCCCGACTCCTTCAGCGCGCGGCGGATCGCTTCCAGCTCGAAGTCCGCGGCGGTCCGTCCCCTGTCCCGTTCGGGGGACTCGTCCAACTCGACCACCTCCGCGTCGGTGGGGTAGTTCCCGCTTCTCGCGGCGGCGTCTCCCGTCACGCCTCCCCGGCTCCGGAGCATCTCCTTCATCTCCGCGAGGTCCCCTCGGATCGCGAGAAGAGTCTGATACAGAAGCTCGCGCTCCGCCTGCTCCCGGTCTCGCGTCGTCGGCACGGGGAGGTTCTGGGAGCGGGTGAACCTTTCCCCCAGAAAGTGGGAGACACGGCTTTCGTCGATCGTCCCGCCCCTCTCCAGGATGGCGATCTTCTCCACGAGGTTGCGGAGTTGCCGGACGTTTCCGGGCCAGTGAAAGGAGGTGAGCACCTGCATCGCTTCGCGGGTGAACCGGATCGGTTCCAGGTTCTGTTCGTCGCACACGTCGCCGACGAAAGCGGCGACCAGGTCCGGAATGTCCTCCCGCCGCTCCCGGAGAGGGGGAAGGTGGATCTGGATCACGTTCAGGCGATAGAAGAGGTCCCGCCGGAAGCGCCCCTCCATCACGGCCGCTTCCAGATCCGCGTTGGTCGCCGCGGCGAGGCGCACGTCCACCACCACGTCACGGACGCCGCCGACCCGAAGAAACCGTTTCTCCTCCAGCACCCGGAGCAGCTTCGCCTGGGTCTGGATCGGCATGTCGGCGATCTCGTCCAGGAAGAGGGTCCCGCCGTCGGCCAACTCGAAACGCCCCTGCCGGCGCGCCGTGGCGCCTGTGAAGGCACCCTTCTCGTGGCCGAAGAGTTCGCTCTCCAGAACCCCCTCGGGGAGGGCGGCGCAGTTGACCGCCACGAAGGGCTTCGCCCGGCGCCGGCTCCTGTCGTGGAGAAGACGGGCGACCACGTCCTTGCCGGTGCCGCTCTCGCCGGTGATCAGGACGGTCATGTTGGTGGAGGCCACCTGCTCGACGGTTTGGCGAACCCTCTCCATCGATTCGCTTCGTCCGATCAGGCGGGGGCGGAGCTCCCCCTCGCACGGGCGGCTGGCGAGGAGTCCCTCGATCACCTCCAGCACTCTCCGGTTCGGCCGGCCGGAAAGGTCGAGGAACCGTTCCCGGATCGACTCTTCCGGCGGAGCGGGGAGGAGGAGGGCGACCCGCGTGTCGGGGAAACGCCGAGAAAGACCTTGGAGAAGGGCTTTCGCCGAGATGTCCGTCGTCTCGCCGACGAGCGCCAGACCACAGCCGCGCTCCCCCCGGAGATAGCGGAGGGCTTCCTCGCCGCTATCGACCCGGTGAACGCGGAATCCCGCTTTCGTCAGCAGTTCCGGCAACTCCGCCTGGTCGCTGCCGATCTGTCCGATGATCAGAATCTTGCCGTCTTCCAATGCGTCCCTCCGCGCGTGGTTATAGCACGCCCATCTCCATACGGTCAAGACGGCAGAAGGGGAGGAGGGTGGCTTGACACGAGGCAATCACTTGTTTTAGGATAAGTTAGACGTTGAGTACGGCCTCGCAGGCCCGCAAAAAAGGCGGGATCGGGGTTTTCGCTTGACACTCCCGAAGCTTGTGTTATATTGGCCGTTAACTTCGGAAAGTGTGCGGCTTTCGCATCCGCGCCTCCGGAGCGGACACCCGAGGCGGCTCGCGCCGCCGTATCCGTTGAAAGGTTGTGATACGAGAATGTCCCGAGTGAAGGTCAAGGAAGGCGAGCCCATCGACAAGGCGATCCGTCGATTCAAGAAGAAATGCGAGAAAGACGGAATCGTCCAGGATATGCGGAAGAAGGCTCGCTTCCTCAAACCGAGTGAACGCCGAAGGAAGAAAGCCCTGAAGGCGGAGAAGCGGCGTCGCACCGAAGCGCTCAAGGCGACGCGGCGTACATCCGGCCGGAGATAAGGAGGACGCGCAGACCCCGAAGAAACGCCGAGCAGAATTCGAGAGAATCGTTGCTGAGCATAGGAGGTACTTGCGATGCAAAGGAAGCGAAACGGAAACCCCTTCCTCATCAAAGCAAGCCCCAACAGCACGTTCGATATCCTGCTCAAAAAGGCGGAACAAGAGGGAAGGCTCGGCGGGAAACACCGTTGCGCCATCTGCGGCATGTCCCACCAATCCAAGCAGGAAGCCACCGAGTGTTGCGCGAAACTGCGCGATCGGCAGCAATTGAGGTAAAAAGAACCCATGCCCAAGATCAAGACGAATCGGAGCGCCGCCAAGCGTTTCCGAGCGACCGGAGGGGGCAAGGTGCGCCGCCACAAGGCGTACGCGAGCCATCTTCTTTCCGGGAAGTCCCCGAAACAGAAGCGTCGTCTGCGTAAGCCGGCCGTGCTCTCCAAGGCGGACATGCAGCGCTTCCGGCGACTCCTGCCGAACGGTTGATCCGCGCGCGCCGCGCCGGCCGTCCCGGATCCGCGGAAAGAAGGGGAATCATGAAACGACTGCTTCCGTTCTTCCTCTGCCTGTTGACGGTTTTTCCCGTTTTCGCGCAGACGCAGGAAGAGGAGGCGGGCCGCTATTTGGACACGATGATCGGGGCGATCCGGGAAGGGAACGACCCGATGAGGAACCGGATGTTCATCAAACTCCGGGTCCTCGGCGTCCCCGCCGTCGGTCCTCTTCTGGGAGCCCTGGACAACGAGACGCCCGAAGTGCGGCACTATGTCTCCTTCACCCTCGGATTCTTCGATGATCCCCGCGTGGTGGATGCTCTTCTCGGTGTTTTCCGTTCCGACCCGGAGACGTCGGTCCGCTGCGCGGCGGCGGAGGCGCTCGGGCGCCTGGAGAGCGCCGAAGCGGTGGATCCCCTTCTCGACGCGCTGAAGGTAGGGGACGCGAAGATCCGCCAATCCGCCGCCTACGCCCTCGGGTTGGTGGGTGATCCGCGCGCGCGACCCGCCCTGGAGAAAGCCAAGTCCGACGCCGACGAGCTGGTTCGATTCTTCGCCGAGGAGGCGCTCGTCGAGATCGATCGGGCCGTGGCGCGCCGCAAATCCTGACCGAAAAAGTCGCCGATTCGGCGCATCGCCCGAACCGGGACCGATCCGGGCGGCGCGTTCTCCCGTTCCCGGCGAGTCCGGAAGGGTGGAGCGGAGGGTAGGATCCGACATGCGCATCCGATCGTTCTTCGCCCTCCCGGCGCGGCCGCGGTCCGCGGCGCTCCTCGTCTCGCTTTTTCTCTGCGCGTTCTCCGCGGCGCGCGGGGAGGACGCCGAAGCGGTGCTGGCGCGACTGCGCGCCGCCCAGGCGGACCTCGTCGACCTCAGCGCGACGTTCGTTCACACCAAGCACGCGCCTCTCTTCGATGAGGAGATCACCTCCCGCGGCCGCCTCTTCTACCGGCGTC contains:
- a CDS encoding pyruvate, phosphate dikinase; this encodes MSTKKRKMVYFFGDGKAEGRADMRNLLGGKGANLAEMNRIGIRVPAGFTITTEVCIEYQASRRFPAGLDREVKEHVGRVEKVMGARFGDQRNPLLLSVRSGARVSMPGMMDTVLNIGLNDRTVSGMAAAMGDERTAWDSYRRFVQMYGNVVLGIDSDQFEHALEARKEASGVRLDKDLPVPALRELVGEFKGIVRRETGRDFPEKPWDQLWGAIGAVFGSWNVKRAIEYRRLHKIPNDWGTAANVQSMVFGNLGETSATGVAFTRDPATGENLFYGEYLTNAQGEDVVAGIRTPHPINRAGAGDGGLTPLEDEMPEAYKELEGVYRKIERHYRDMQDVEFTIQQGRLWMLQTRAGKRTAVAAIRIAVEMVDEGLISREEAVSRVDPNQLDQLLHPMFDPKAPRRVIAKGLNASPGAATGRVVFSADEAVAAVEREPGARVILVRTETSPEDIHGMAVAQGILTSRGGMTSHAAVVARGIGKCCVAGCGDVHVQRAENCFVVGDVTVKAGDSISLDGSTGEVMLGEVPTMDSEINQVLLGAKKQEDSELYRYFEKLMSWADTIRKLKVRTNAETPLDADRAVRFGAQGIGLARTEHMFFEGNRIDAMREMIVASDSEGRRRALAKLLPLQRRDFIEIFRVMNGRPVTVRTLDPPLHEFLPHKEEEIVELAAQVGVSTDDLKKTVESLHEMNPMLGHRGCRLGIVYEEITEMQARAIIEAACQVKSEGIPVMPEIMIPLVATRKELQLQRVIVDRVAGEVMAERGVKVPYLVGTMIELPRAALTADEIAEEAEFFSFGTNDLTQTTYGLSRDDAGKFLPYYVEHGILPADPFQVLDQTGVGPLMRIAVEKGRSIRPKLKVGICGEHGGEPSSVIFCHRIGLDYVSCSPFRVPIARLALAHAALEDKGGAEPPARYRKEAGKKKVVKKAGAKKTAKKKTKKKVAKKTVKKAGAKKTAKKKVVKKTVKKKVVGKKTKKKAPAKKKTAKKAPRRKVSKKR
- a CDS encoding sigma-54-dependent Fis family transcriptional regulator, with the protein product MEDGKILIIGQIGSDQAELPELLTKAGFRVHRVDSGEEALRYLRGERGCGLALVGETTDISAKALLQGLSRRFPDTRVALLLPAPPEESIRERFLDLSGRPNRRVLEVIEGLLASRPCEGELRPRLIGRSESMERVRQTVEQVASTNMTVLITGESGTGKDVVARLLHDRSRRRAKPFVAVNCAALPEGVLESELFGHEKGAFTGATARRQGRFELADGGTLFLDEIADMPIQTQAKLLRVLEEKRFLRVGGVRDVVVDVRLAAATNADLEAAVMEGRFRRDLFYRLNVIQIHLPPLRERREDIPDLVAAFVGDVCDEQNLEPIRFTREAMQVLTSFHWPGNVRQLRNLVEKIAILERGGTIDESRVSHFLGERFTRSQNLPVPTTRDREQAERELLYQTLLAIRGDLAEMKEMLRSRGGVTGDAAARSGNYPTDAEVVELDESPERDRGRTAADFELEAIRRALKESGGNRRRAAEILQIGERTLYRKLRKHGLR
- the rpsU gene encoding 30S ribosomal protein S21 translates to MSRVKVKEGEPIDKAIRRFKKKCEKDGIVQDMRKKARFLKPSERRRKKALKAEKRRRTEALKATRRTSGRR
- the rpmI gene encoding 50S ribosomal protein L35, with amino-acid sequence MPKIKTNRSAAKRFRATGGGKVRRHKAYASHLLSGKSPKQKRRLRKPAVLSKADMQRFRRLLPNG
- a CDS encoding HEAT repeat domain-containing protein; protein product: MFIKLRVLGVPAVGPLLGALDNETPEVRHYVSFTLGFFDDPRVVDALLGVFRSDPETSVRCAAAEALGRLESAEAVDPLLDALKVGDAKIRQSAAYALGLVGDPRARPALEKAKSDADELVRFFAEEALVEIDRAVARRKS